In a genomic window of [Empedobacter] haloabium:
- a CDS encoding Calx-beta domain-containing protein, with product MAVTTVSVSFADGFFGTASKSNEASGASKMSTLGWSNVQFQQSSSNGAFSGTQGTILITDAAGVTHRIDSTIAWRAPNGTPSTMVFYATGSTMYTLATSGGGFVVVDPYTGGTDPNSFLGLTFNNQTLTITNGIVSGNASTTGLMAELNTYLSAQPQLSIGDTVVDESAGVVSVTVTLNQASSDTVTVRYTTVDGSATAPADYTSTTGTLTFTPGQTSKTIQIPVLDNAIHDGARTVSVVLSDSILAAIVDNTAVVTINENDPVPTVAAVQAGASVTEGGQLGYTVTLSGSGGEYAVSLGGSAATADYASLTFSHGVAWRSGDPATGIVVVPRTVSSFQIGLATVDDSTVEPAETVVLTLGGASATGTIDDNDVALPPPPPPPPPPPPPPPPPAPPVTPPPAPAPPVTPPPAPPVPPPPAPPVTPPPAPPVPPPPAPPVTPPPVMPPAPPVTPVPPPTPVLQAALDPASDTGSSNSDAVTSVLTPQFVVTGGALLAQGHSVRLLTADGQLVGTTALTAADVAAGRVNVATLALDDGTYTVQAQLLDSGGHVLTQAPGRVTIVTDLDGIAPSVERAAHDGDSNHDGVADWQQHGVAQLPLASAAAFALGKDAPAATFGAILAGSVSAPGSAVALTAGAQLRDLAVTEAVAPLAPTYRAASPQFHFTVTAQEGQVLADLDPSRAGLQTRVVIELAPGGAVANDFIKFDRTSQSWYSFRDDGRLDTLDDGATLLDTNGDGRVDRVVITLTDGARGDEDGIANGTIVDPGMLVYDLAPAAHVYSILLVNGDRYYTANAAEAAQRAAGIGNVFEGARFDVTPGGQHVGAWYQPFTQDYAFAAAGQAQPYACYAPVAGAAGFGAAAAGSGIGKDIHLYQNLRGNTQLLTDADAAILGLAAQGYRDRGAVFSASTDHAFSFDAEGYLIANRDNGAVQALVRQLATQYDSTTAAGFIDAVEQDYFQQAQLVGVANGATATVGDVNAVFGTQFV from the coding sequence TTGGCTGTCACCACTGTCTCCGTATCGTTTGCCGACGGCTTTTTCGGCACCGCGTCGAAATCGAACGAAGCGTCCGGCGCCTCGAAGATGTCGACACTGGGCTGGAGCAATGTGCAGTTCCAGCAGAGCAGCAGCAATGGCGCGTTCAGCGGTACGCAAGGCACGATCCTGATCACGGACGCGGCCGGCGTCACCCACCGCATCGACAGCACCATTGCCTGGCGCGCGCCCAATGGCACGCCCTCGACGATGGTGTTCTATGCCACCGGCTCGACCATGTACACGCTGGCAACGAGCGGTGGCGGGTTCGTCGTGGTCGATCCGTACACGGGCGGCACCGACCCGAACAGCTTCCTGGGGCTGACGTTCAACAACCAGACGCTGACGATCACGAACGGCATCGTCTCCGGCAACGCCTCGACCACCGGCCTGATGGCCGAACTGAACACCTACCTGAGTGCGCAACCGCAGCTGTCGATCGGCGACACGGTCGTGGACGAGAGCGCCGGCGTGGTCAGCGTGACCGTCACGCTGAACCAGGCGTCCAGCGACACGGTAACCGTTCGATACACGACCGTCGACGGCAGCGCCACGGCGCCGGCGGACTACACGAGCACGACCGGCACATTGACGTTCACACCTGGCCAGACCAGCAAGACCATCCAGATTCCCGTTCTCGACAACGCGATCCACGACGGCGCGCGCACCGTCAGTGTCGTGTTGAGCGACAGCATCCTGGCTGCCATCGTCGACAATACGGCGGTCGTCACGATCAACGAGAACGATCCGGTACCCACCGTGGCGGCCGTGCAGGCCGGCGCCAGCGTGACCGAAGGCGGCCAGCTGGGTTATACCGTGACCCTCAGCGGCAGCGGTGGCGAGTATGCCGTCTCCCTGGGCGGCAGCGCCGCCACGGCCGATTATGCGTCGCTGACGTTCAGCCATGGCGTCGCCTGGCGCAGCGGCGACCCGGCCACCGGCATCGTGGTGGTGCCGCGCACCGTGTCGAGCTTCCAGATCGGCCTGGCGACTGTGGACGACAGCACCGTCGAGCCGGCGGAAACGGTCGTGCTGACGCTGGGCGGAGCGAGCGCGACGGGCACCATCGACGATAACGATGTGGCGTTGCCGCCGCCACCGCCACCGCCGCCACCACCTCCGCCGCCGCCACCGCCGCCGGCGCCACCTGTAACGCCACCGCCAGCACCGGCGCCTCCTGTAACGCCACCGCCAGCACCGCCCGTGCCGCCACCGCCAGCGCCACCTGTAACGCCACCGCCAGCACCGCCCGTGCCGCCGCCGCCAGCGCCACCTGTGACGCCACCGCCCGTGATGCCGCCGGCACCTCCCGTCACGCCCGTGCCGCCACCCACGCCCGTGTTGCAGGCGGCGCTCGACCCGGCTTCGGACACGGGCAGCAGCAACAGCGATGCGGTTACCAGCGTGCTGACGCCGCAGTTCGTCGTCACCGGCGGCGCGCTGCTGGCGCAGGGGCACAGCGTGCGCCTGCTGACGGCCGATGGCCAGCTGGTCGGTACGACCGCGCTGACGGCGGCCGACGTGGCCGCAGGCCGCGTCAACGTGGCCACGCTGGCGCTGGACGACGGCACGTACACGGTGCAAGCCCAGCTGCTCGACAGCGGCGGCCACGTGCTGACGCAGGCGCCGGGCAGGGTCACGATCGTCACCGACCTGGACGGCATCGCGCCATCGGTCGAGCGCGCCGCGCACGACGGCGACAGCAACCATGACGGCGTGGCTGACTGGCAACAGCACGGCGTGGCGCAACTGCCGCTGGCGTCGGCGGCGGCGTTTGCGCTGGGCAAGGATGCGCCGGCCGCGACGTTTGGCGCCATCCTGGCGGGCTCCGTGTCGGCACCGGGTAGCGCCGTCGCGCTGACGGCAGGCGCCCAGTTGCGCGACCTGGCCGTCACGGAAGCCGTTGCGCCCCTGGCGCCGACCTACCGCGCCGCGTCACCGCAATTCCACTTCACCGTCACGGCGCAGGAAGGGCAGGTGCTGGCCGACCTGGACCCGAGCCGGGCCGGCTTGCAGACCCGCGTCGTCATCGAACTGGCGCCGGGTGGTGCTGTCGCCAACGATTTCATCAAGTTCGACCGGACCAGCCAAAGCTGGTACAGCTTCCGCGACGATGGCCGCCTGGACACGCTGGACGATGGCGCCACCTTGCTGGACACCAATGGCGACGGCCGTGTCGACCGTGTCGTGATCACGCTGACGGATGGCGCCCGTGGGGACGAGGACGGCATCGCCAACGGCACCATCGTCGATCCCGGCATGCTGGTGTACGACCTGGCGCCCGCCGCGCACGTCTACAGCATTCTGCTGGTCAATGGCGACCGTTACTACACCGCCAACGCGGCCGAAGCGGCCCAGCGCGCGGCCGGGATCGGCAACGTCTTCGAAGGCGCGCGCTTCGACGTCACGCCGGGCGGCCAGCACGTCGGGGCGTGGTACCAGCCGTTCACGCAGGATTATGCGTTTGCCGCGGCTGGTCAGGCGCAGCCCTATGCCTGCTATGCGCCCGTGGCCGGTGCCGCCGGCTTCGGCGCGGCGGCAGCCGGCAGCGGCATCGGCAAGGACATTCACCTGTACCAGAACCTGCGCGGCAATACCCAGCTGCTGACGGATGCGGACGCGGCGATATTAGGGCTGGCTGCCCAGGGTTATCGCGACCGCGGCGCTGTCTTCAGCGCCAGCACCGACCACGCTTTTTCGTTCGACGCGGAAGGCTATTTGATCGCCAATCGCGACAATGGCGCCGTCCAGGCGCTGGTGCGGCAGTTAGCGACGCAATATGATTCGACCACGGCGGCCGGTTTCATCGATGCGGTCGAGCAGGATTATTTCCAGCAGGCGCAATTGGTGGGTGTGGCGAACGGTGCCACGGCCACCGTCGGCGATGTGAATGCGGTGTTCGGAACGCAATTTGTCTAG
- a CDS encoding VOC family protein: MIHHLGIVVSDFVRSKALYDACLAPLGIHRTETDMDWAIYAPGNGHPFLWLGSELPTYWSAGKQAGNAPIHLAFCAPDRAAVDAFYRAAMELGAEDHGPPGIRVSYANFYSAYILDYDGNNIEATLRED, encoded by the coding sequence ATGATTCACCATCTGGGTATTGTGGTCAGCGATTTTGTGCGCAGCAAGGCGTTATATGACGCTTGCCTGGCACCATTGGGTATCCATCGTACCGAAACCGATATGGACTGGGCCATTTATGCGCCCGGGAACGGTCATCCTTTCCTGTGGCTGGGTTCCGAACTGCCCACTTACTGGTCTGCCGGCAAGCAGGCCGGCAATGCTCCCATTCACCTGGCTTTTTGCGCGCCCGACCGCGCCGCGGTCGATGCTTTTTATCGCGCCGCGATGGAACTGGGCGCCGAGGATCACGGCCCGCCGGGTATCCGCGTCAGCTATGCCAATTTCTACAGCGCGTACATCCTGGATTACGACGGCAATAACATCGAGGCCACGCTGCGGGAGGACTGA
- the speD gene encoding adenosylmethionine decarboxylase has translation MTRPLTFRAEGTHLLADLSGVEPDKLMDCTHIEALLRTAATAAGATILHSHFHAFGVGQGITGVVLLAESHISIHTWPEQRFAAVDIFMCGNSRPEEALAVVQAAFMPADCQVQTVRRMPVPFILAEH, from the coding sequence ATGACACGGCCCTTGACGTTTCGCGCCGAGGGCACCCATCTGCTGGCCGATTTATCGGGCGTGGAGCCGGACAAATTAATGGACTGCACGCATATCGAGGCCTTGCTGCGCACCGCCGCGACGGCTGCGGGGGCGACCATCCTGCACAGCCATTTTCATGCCTTCGGTGTCGGCCAGGGTATTACGGGCGTCGTCCTGCTGGCCGAATCGCATATCTCGATTCATACGTGGCCGGAACAGCGCTTTGCGGCGGTCGATATATTTATGTGTGGCAATTCCCGACCGGAAGAGGCCTTGGCGGTGGTGCAGGCGGCATTCATGCCGGCGGATTGCCAAGTGCAAACGGTACGGCGCATGCCGGTGCCGTTTATTCTCGCTGAGCATTAA
- a CDS encoding DUF4178 domain-containing protein: protein MNCPSCGAPVRFRSHASVMAVCEFCRAGVLKDAGAVRNLGKIAEVLEDYSPIQLGTSGTWGQRPFTVVGRLQLRYDAGMWSEWHLLFDDGSSGWLGDASGQYTITLARQPGTALPAFDSLAPGRIVTIDATRYVAADVRTAQCVGGQGELPFIVGEGWQARVADLRAGTTFATLDYSDGDTPQLYVGKAVTLQALQCQLLRDDTAIEQAAGRYRGKLTALACPSCGSQIQYLPGLTNTLICRACNTQLDATSPQVEVLRAGERVKAVRTTLELGAEGKLGNQKLTIIGVMRRRDDEGYEWTEYLLYGPRAGFQWLVESDGEWSKAVVLDDWPQLQETGAKLGSVRYDKLDEYDATVTFAVGAFNWRVQAGDVTHVVEYERGNATLAAESTAQELTWSKSTDVSRDQLNAWFGLATPKLAQANKRRTAAAAKSGHRDTARWLIIIMVICNAIPLLFNFRATFIYTVIGAAALYLPALFLDSMDGDA from the coding sequence GTGAATTGCCCCAGCTGCGGCGCGCCCGTGCGCTTCCGCTCGCACGCGTCCGTGATGGCCGTGTGCGAATTCTGCCGCGCCGGCGTGCTGAAGGACGCCGGCGCCGTGCGCAACCTGGGCAAGATCGCCGAGGTGCTGGAAGACTATTCGCCGATCCAGCTGGGCACCAGCGGCACGTGGGGCCAGCGGCCGTTCACGGTGGTGGGCCGCCTGCAGCTGCGTTATGACGCCGGCATGTGGTCCGAATGGCACCTGCTGTTCGACGACGGCAGCAGCGGCTGGCTCGGCGACGCTTCGGGCCAGTACACGATCACACTGGCGCGCCAGCCCGGCACCGCACTGCCGGCCTTCGACAGCCTGGCACCCGGACGCATCGTCACCATCGACGCCACCCGTTATGTGGCGGCGGACGTGCGCACCGCCCAATGCGTGGGCGGCCAGGGCGAGCTGCCTTTTATCGTGGGTGAAGGTTGGCAGGCGCGGGTGGCCGACCTGCGTGCCGGCACCACGTTCGCGACACTGGACTATTCGGATGGCGACACGCCGCAGCTGTACGTCGGCAAGGCCGTCACCTTGCAGGCCTTGCAATGCCAGCTGCTGCGCGACGACACGGCCATCGAACAGGCGGCCGGGCGCTACCGCGGCAAGCTGACGGCGCTGGCATGCCCATCCTGCGGCAGCCAGATCCAGTACCTGCCGGGCCTGACCAACACGCTGATTTGCCGCGCTTGCAACACCCAGCTGGACGCCACCAGTCCGCAAGTCGAGGTGCTGCGCGCGGGTGAGCGCGTCAAGGCGGTCCGCACGACGCTGGAGCTGGGCGCCGAAGGCAAGCTGGGTAACCAGAAGCTGACGATCATCGGCGTCATGCGCCGCCGCGATGACGAAGGCTATGAGTGGACCGAATACCTGCTGTACGGCCCGCGCGCCGGTTTCCAGTGGCTGGTCGAATCGGATGGCGAGTGGTCGAAAGCGGTCGTGCTGGACGACTGGCCACAGCTGCAGGAAACGGGCGCCAAGCTGGGCAGTGTCCGTTATGACAAGCTGGACGAATACGACGCCACCGTGACCTTCGCCGTCGGCGCCTTCAACTGGCGCGTGCAGGCCGGCGATGTGACCCACGTGGTCGAGTACGAGCGGGGCAATGCCACCCTGGCGGCCGAAAGCACCGCGCAGGAACTGACCTGGTCGAAGTCGACCGACGTGTCGCGCGACCAGCTCAATGCCTGGTTCGGCCTGGCGACGCCGAAACTGGCCCAGGCGAATAAAAGGCGAACAGCCGCCGCGGCGAAATCGGGCCACCGCGACACGGCCCGCTGGCTCATCATTATCATGGTGATCTGCAACGCCATTCCGCTGCTGTTCAATTTCCGCGCCACGTTCATCTATACCGTGATCGGCGCGGCCGCCTTGTATCTGCCGGCACTCTTTCTCGATTCGATGGATGGCGACGCATGA
- a CDS encoding SPFH domain-containing protein — protein sequence MSIGSFIKKQFIDVLQWNEDEEGVLAWRYPMQDFEIQNGGVLVVRESQVAVFVNEGQIADVFGPGTHKLTTQTLPVLTNLKNWDKLFDAPFKSDVYFFSTRVQTGRKWGTPQPITIRDKDFDMIRVRAFGMYSYRVADARKFFTEISGTRARYTRDEVEDQLRGILLSTMASSLGGANVAFLDMAANQALMAQEVKGDLADAFARYGIALDEFNVASVSLPEELQAALDERIAAGMKGGLSNDKMTGFTRYQTATAIPLAAQNEGGIAGIGAGLGAGVTIGQAMGQAVGASLTPAAPQAVAPAEEAIETRLEKLKGLLDKGLISAADYDSAKAELLKKLIG from the coding sequence ATGAGTATCGGCAGCTTTATCAAAAAGCAGTTTATCGACGTCCTGCAATGGAACGAGGACGAGGAAGGCGTGCTGGCCTGGCGCTACCCGATGCAGGATTTCGAGATCCAGAACGGCGGCGTGCTGGTGGTGCGCGAATCGCAGGTGGCGGTGTTCGTCAACGAGGGCCAGATCGCCGACGTGTTCGGCCCCGGCACGCACAAGCTGACCACCCAGACCTTGCCCGTGCTGACCAACCTGAAGAACTGGGACAAGCTGTTCGACGCGCCGTTCAAGTCGGACGTGTACTTCTTCAGCACGCGCGTGCAGACCGGCCGCAAATGGGGCACGCCGCAGCCGATCACGATCCGCGACAAGGATTTCGACATGATCCGCGTGCGCGCCTTCGGCATGTATTCGTATCGCGTGGCCGACGCCCGCAAGTTTTTCACCGAGATCAGCGGCACCCGCGCGCGCTATACGCGCGATGAGGTGGAGGACCAATTGCGCGGCATCCTGCTCTCGACCATGGCCAGCTCGCTGGGCGGCGCCAACGTGGCCTTCCTCGACATGGCCGCCAACCAGGCGCTGATGGCGCAGGAGGTCAAGGGCGACCTGGCCGATGCGTTCGCCCGCTACGGCATCGCGCTGGACGAGTTCAATGTCGCCAGCGTCAGCCTGCCGGAAGAGCTGCAGGCGGCGCTGGACGAGCGCATCGCCGCCGGCATGAAGGGCGGCCTGTCGAACGACAAGATGACGGGCTTTACGCGCTACCAGACCGCCACCGCGATCCCGCTGGCGGCGCAGAACGAAGGCGGCATCGCCGGCATCGGCGCGGGCCTGGGAGCCGGCGTGACGATCGGCCAGGCGATGGGCCAGGCCGTAGGCGCCTCGCTGACGCCGGCCGCGCCGCAGGCGGTGGCACCGGCCGAGGAAGCGATCGAGACCCGCCTGGAGAAACTCAAAGGCCTGCTGGACAAGGGCCTGATCTCGGCCGCCGACTACGACAGCGCCAAGGCCGAACTGCTGAAAAAGCTGATCGGTTGA
- a CDS encoding DUF350 domain-containing protein yields the protein MYAVANYLIHLVLAAVLLAVFFRAYTWMTPYDEVALIREGNHAAALSLGGALLGFSLTIASGLLHTPNYQAFAAWAFGAMIVQALAYAVTTRTLKMAKDQIESGNSAFGGLLGAISLAIGGINAACIS from the coding sequence GTGTACGCCGTCGCAAATTACCTGATCCATCTGGTGCTGGCCGCCGTGCTGCTGGCCGTGTTCTTCCGCGCCTACACGTGGATGACGCCCTATGACGAAGTGGCGCTGATCCGCGAGGGCAATCACGCGGCCGCGCTGTCGCTGGGCGGCGCCCTGCTGGGCTTTTCGCTGACGATCGCCTCGGGCCTGCTGCACACGCCGAACTACCAGGCGTTCGCGGCATGGGCGTTCGGGGCGATGATCGTGCAGGCGCTGGCCTATGCGGTGACGACACGCACCCTGAAGATGGCCAAGGACCAGATCGAGTCCGGCAACAGCGCGTTCGGCGGCCTGCTGGGCGCCATCTCGCTGGCCATCGGCGGCATCAACGCCGCCTGCATTTCCTAA
- a CDS encoding polyamine aminopropyltransferase, protein MTKKILILSVFVVASCGLAYELIAGALASYLLGDSILQFSTIIGCYLFAMGVGAHLSQYVKDEHVLDRFVDIELAVGLVGGISAALLFITFAWAAAPFRTMLYVIVFLVGAFVGMEVPLVMRALNARQTGFSELVSRVLTFDYLGALAVSLLFPLVLAPHLGLVRTGFLFGMLNIGVALWTIHVFRAELTAVMARVLRASAVLVLLLFGFAGADRLTQWGEHGLFGDEIVYATSTPYQRLVITRWKDDLRLYINGNLQFSSRDEYRYHEALVHPAMAALPWAKRVLVLGGGDGLALREVLRYRHVQHVTLVDLDPAMTAAFKNRAELRQLNRDSFHDPRVTVVNADAAIWLQQQEGAMFDAVIVDFPDPSSFALGKLYSVPFYGLLKRHLAANGLMVVQSTSPFFAPHAYWTVDATLREVGLRTYPYHAYVPSFGEWGFILASPQLDYRPPTSYPLPLRFLNGDTTREMFAFPPDMPRLALPPNRLNTQSLVHEFEQDWHRTIR, encoded by the coding sequence ATGACCAAAAAAATCCTGATCCTTTCCGTCTTTGTCGTGGCGTCGTGCGGCCTGGCCTACGAGCTGATCGCCGGCGCGCTGGCCAGCTACCTGCTGGGCGACTCGATCCTGCAGTTCTCGACCATCATCGGCTGCTACCTGTTCGCGATGGGCGTCGGCGCCCATCTGTCGCAGTACGTGAAGGACGAGCACGTGCTGGACCGCTTCGTCGACATCGAACTGGCCGTCGGCCTGGTCGGCGGCATCTCGGCCGCGCTGCTGTTCATCACGTTCGCCTGGGCCGCCGCACCGTTTCGCACGATGCTGTACGTGATCGTGTTCCTGGTCGGCGCCTTCGTCGGCATGGAGGTGCCGCTGGTGATGCGGGCGCTGAACGCGCGCCAGACCGGGTTTTCGGAACTGGTCAGCCGGGTGCTGACGTTCGACTACCTGGGCGCCCTGGCCGTCTCGCTGCTGTTCCCGCTGGTGCTGGCGCCGCACCTGGGGCTGGTGCGCACGGGCTTCCTGTTCGGCATGCTCAATATCGGCGTGGCGCTGTGGACCATCCATGTATTTCGCGCCGAGCTGACGGCGGTCATGGCCCGGGTACTGCGCGCCAGCGCCGTGCTGGTGCTGCTGCTGTTCGGCTTTGCCGGTGCCGACCGCCTGACGCAATGGGGCGAGCACGGCCTGTTCGGCGACGAGATCGTGTACGCGACCAGCACGCCGTACCAGCGCCTCGTCATCACCCGCTGGAAGGACGACCTGCGCCTGTACATCAACGGCAACCTGCAGTTCTCGTCGCGCGACGAATACCGTTACCACGAGGCGTTGGTGCACCCGGCCATGGCCGCGCTGCCGTGGGCGAAGCGGGTGCTGGTGCTGGGCGGCGGCGACGGCCTTGCATTGCGCGAGGTGCTGCGCTACCGGCACGTGCAGCACGTGACGCTGGTGGACCTGGACCCGGCGATGACGGCCGCGTTCAAGAACCGCGCCGAGCTGCGCCAGCTCAATCGCGACAGTTTTCACGATCCGCGCGTCACCGTGGTGAACGCCGACGCGGCCATCTGGCTGCAGCAGCAGGAGGGCGCGATGTTCGACGCTGTCATCGTCGATTTTCCCGATCCGTCCAGCTTCGCGCTGGGCAAGCTGTACTCGGTGCCGTTCTATGGGCTGTTGAAAAGACACCTGGCCGCCAATGGGCTGATGGTCGTGCAATCGACCTCGCCGTTCTTCGCCCCGCACGCCTACTGGACGGTGGACGCGACGCTGCGCGAAGTGGGCTTGCGCACCTACCCGTACCATGCCTACGTGCCGTCGTTCGGCGAGTGGGGATTTATCCTGGCCTCGCCCCAGCTGGACTACAGGCCGCCGACGTCGTACCCGCTGCCGCTGCGCTTCCTGAACGGTGACACCACCCGCGAGATGTTCGCGTTCCCGCCCGATATGCCCCGGCTGGCGCTGCCGCCGAACCGCCTCAACACGCAGTCGCTGGTGCACGAGTTCGAGCAGGACTGGCACCGTACGATCCGCTGA
- a CDS encoding NAD(P)-binding protein has translation MDRRSFLFTAAAGGAAIASGAIYRRWHEITPTVHAPGRALGHHLRDRGSVPPPAQVIETDIAIVGAGMAGLTAAWQLRRDGHADFLVIDGPEPFGNAAGGRDGELAFPTGAHYLPVPSRECAHVRAILADLGILQRNADADKPYYDERYLLHAPEERLLVNGHWHEGIVPRAGVPAAELAEHARFFAEVERLRGLHGADGRRVFALPSSASSLDPAWLALDRLTLRDWFEQHGYRSPTLYWYLDYCCRDDYGATAATVSAWAGLHYFCARGGEAANAASGAWLTWPGGLQPLASALAERSGARRLSGAAVSIREVDGKVEILCCALEGGRPRSYLVRARKAICAMPLFVASRVVENIAAYGFDPRQHLPATAPWLVANFMLRGFPDERPEAPLCWDNVVHRSEGGPNLGYVVSTHQDIRVTPPERTVFTTYAALSHLEPLAARRWLQAAAPDELLALAAADLHAAYGSAIDLQVERVDITLRAHAMAIPRPGFRSNAGLAALRAHDGPVLFAHADLSGFSVFEEASWWGVQAARRAQDKTGA, from the coding sequence ATGGACCGGCGCAGCTTCCTGTTCACAGCCGCCGCCGGCGGTGCCGCCATCGCCAGCGGCGCGATCTATCGCCGCTGGCATGAAATCACGCCCACCGTGCACGCGCCGGGCCGCGCACTGGGACACCACCTGCGCGACCGCGGCAGCGTGCCGCCGCCCGCGCAGGTGATCGAGACCGATATCGCGATCGTGGGCGCGGGCATGGCGGGGCTGACGGCCGCCTGGCAACTGCGCCGCGACGGCCACGCCGATTTTCTCGTCATCGACGGTCCCGAACCCTTCGGCAACGCGGCCGGCGGCCGCGATGGCGAGCTCGCGTTCCCGACCGGTGCGCACTATTTGCCGGTGCCGTCGCGCGAGTGCGCGCACGTGCGCGCCATCCTGGCCGACCTGGGCATCCTGCAGCGCAATGCGGACGCCGACAAGCCGTATTACGACGAGCGCTACCTGCTGCATGCGCCGGAAGAGCGCTTGCTGGTGAATGGCCACTGGCACGAAGGCATCGTGCCGCGCGCCGGTGTGCCGGCGGCGGAGCTGGCCGAGCATGCGCGCTTTTTCGCGGAAGTCGAACGCTTGCGTGGCCTGCACGGCGCCGACGGCCGCCGCGTGTTCGCGCTGCCCAGCAGCGCGTCGTCCCTGGACCCCGCCTGGCTGGCACTGGACCGCCTGACCTTGCGCGACTGGTTCGAACAACACGGCTACCGCTCGCCCACCCTGTACTGGTACCTCGACTACTGCTGCCGCGACGACTACGGCGCCACGGCGGCCACCGTGTCCGCCTGGGCCGGCCTGCATTATTTTTGCGCGCGGGGAGGGGAGGCGGCCAACGCGGCATCGGGGGCGTGGTTGACGTGGCCGGGCGGTCTGCAACCGCTGGCCAGCGCGCTGGCCGAGCGGTCCGGCGCGCGCCGCTTGAGTGGCGCCGCGGTATCGATCCGCGAGGTGGACGGCAAGGTGGAGATCCTGTGCTGCGCGCTGGAGGGCGGCCGGCCGCGCAGCTACCTGGTGCGCGCCCGCAAGGCCATCTGCGCGATGCCGCTGTTCGTGGCCAGCCGCGTGGTCGAGAACATCGCGGCCTATGGTTTCGATCCGCGCCAGCATCTGCCGGCCACGGCGCCCTGGCTGGTGGCGAATTTCATGCTGCGCGGTTTTCCCGATGAACGACCGGAGGCGCCGCTGTGCTGGGACAACGTGGTGCACCGGAGCGAAGGTGGCCCCAACCTGGGCTATGTCGTGTCCACGCACCAGGATATCCGCGTAACGCCGCCCGAACGCACCGTGTTCACGACCTACGCCGCGCTGTCGCACCTGGAGCCGCTGGCCGCGCGCCGCTGGCTGCAGGCAGCCGCGCCGGACGAGCTGCTGGCCCTGGCCGCCGCCGACCTGCATGCGGCCTACGGCAGCGCCATCGACCTGCAAGTCGAGCGCGTCGACATCACCTTGCGCGCGCACGCGATGGCGATCCCGCGGCCGGGCTTTCGCAGCAACGCCGGGCTGGCGGCGCTGCGCGCGCATGACGGGCCGGTGCTGTTCGCGCATGCGGACTTGTCCGGGTTTTCCGTGTTCGAGGAGGCGTCGTGGTGGGGCGTGCAGGCGGCGCGGCGGGCGCAGGACAAGACGGGCGCGTGA
- a CDS encoding SRPBCC family protein: protein MSSNTVTLHRVLKSTPDRVYRAFTTPAAWAKWLPPHGFVGTVHEMDARVGGRYRMSFTNFTTGHSHSFGGEYLELEPGRRLRYTAEFEDPNLPGRMQTTVSLREVFCGVEVHIVQEGIPAAIPAEACYLGWQESLQLLAQLVEAAVEG, encoded by the coding sequence ATGAGCAGCAATACCGTCACCTTGCACCGCGTCCTGAAATCCACCCCCGACCGCGTCTACCGCGCCTTCACCACGCCGGCCGCGTGGGCCAAGTGGCTGCCGCCGCATGGCTTCGTCGGCACCGTGCACGAGATGGACGCCCGGGTGGGCGGACGTTATCGCATGTCGTTCACCAACTTCACGACGGGGCACAGCCACAGCTTCGGCGGCGAATACCTGGAGCTGGAGCCGGGCCGGCGCTTGCGCTACACGGCCGAATTCGAGGATCCGAATCTGCCGGGACGGATGCAGACGACCGTCAGCTTGCGCGAGGTGTTCTGCGGGGTCGAGGTGCACATCGTCCAGGAAGGCATCCCGGCCGCGATTCCGGCCGAGGCCTGTTATCTCGGCTGGCAGGAGTCGCTGCAGTTGCTGGCGCAGCTGGTCGAGGCGGCCGTGGAAGGCTAG